In Cupriavidus sp. D39, a genomic segment contains:
- the trbG gene encoding P-type conjugative transfer protein TrbG codes for MIVKKQILVALAVALLSSVAGAGTSKKFLTLEDAALAQAKKWQQTGVAKPIMSDDGKVLYPFGQYMPTITCAPMRACDVELEPGENVSGKPMLGDSARWLLSKAQSGSGEKRVTHIVVKPTDTGLETNMIVTTDRRTYHMRLYSSANDRDYMNRAGFYYPQDIVDEWNDAEQTAQKRAREEGTRVVADLPPTSVEKLDFGYSVDGDKTLFNPTRVFNDGTRTYIQMPEQMKSAEAPVLLLLDREDKPQIVNYRVKDAYYIVDKLFDRAMLVVGVDSNQSKVTITWNKAPKRGLFW; via the coding sequence ATGATCGTGAAAAAGCAGATTCTCGTAGCGCTGGCTGTCGCTTTGTTGTCGTCGGTGGCCGGCGCCGGCACCAGCAAGAAATTTCTGACGTTGGAAGACGCTGCACTGGCGCAAGCTAAGAAATGGCAGCAGACGGGGGTTGCAAAGCCCATCATGTCGGACGATGGGAAAGTGCTCTATCCATTCGGCCAGTACATGCCGACGATCACGTGTGCGCCCATGCGTGCGTGCGACGTCGAGCTCGAGCCGGGTGAGAATGTGAGCGGCAAGCCAATGCTCGGCGACTCCGCCAGGTGGCTACTCTCCAAGGCCCAATCTGGATCAGGTGAGAAGCGCGTGACTCATATCGTTGTGAAGCCGACGGACACAGGTTTGGAAACGAACATGATCGTCACTACCGATCGGCGCACGTACCACATGCGTCTTTACTCAAGCGCAAACGACCGGGATTATATGAACCGGGCGGGCTTCTACTATCCGCAGGACATCGTTGACGAGTGGAACGATGCTGAGCAAACCGCGCAGAAGCGAGCCAGGGAAGAAGGCACCCGCGTCGTCGCGGATCTTCCCCCTACGTCAGTCGAAAAGCTCGATTTCGGCTACAGCGTCGACGGTGACAAAACGCTCTTCAATCCTACGCGAGTCTTCAACGATGGGACGCGGACCTATATTCAAATGCCCGAGCAAATGAAGTCGGCGGAGGCGCCGGTGCTTCTGCTGCTCGATCGCGAGGACAAGCCGCAGATTGTCAACTACCGTGTCAAGGACGCCTATTACATCGTGGACAAGCTGTTCGACCGCGCCATGCTGGTCGTCGGTGTCGACTCGAACCAGAGCAAAGTGACGATCACATGGAACAAGGCCCCGAAACGCGGCCTGTTCTGGTAA
- a CDS encoding TrbI/VirB10 family protein translates to MAKAEATSDPFASPDSVPLKGKVTGITKLSRKAKLLMSMAAVGTVAGIVFSIMTVGDDTAPVASSDPNASDQAKAKGMELARADGNADEIPDGQASAVADKLGVDTSLGGGIQVGPAEVGTAKSGDAVKLPETNGAPGKQGEATPIVPAPGQGAAPAQPAETSEQAAARRARDERDEKTRQARAASIESSGAAEGVTGGAGAANAQIANAVSQAAAALAGQGKPGTGLAGLGLNGQQEQDDVNKQIRKESFLRDASASSGSTYLQETKQKPLGVYEVKAGWNIPMVLECGINSDLPGQTCARVSENVYDTVSGRHLLIPQGTKAIGMYDSRIAVGQSRLLVVWNRLIFPDGTSFVIQGMPGTDGAGNAGFDGDVNNHYARIFLGAGMMSLVSAGAQLSQPQQSSTNGTAPSAQQTIAAAMGQQLAQVSGAMIQRNMQIQPTITQMPGYRFNVTLTRDMLFPAPYGR, encoded by the coding sequence ATGGCAAAAGCAGAAGCCACTAGCGATCCGTTCGCATCGCCGGACTCCGTTCCTCTGAAGGGAAAGGTTACTGGCATCACCAAGTTGTCTCGCAAGGCAAAATTACTCATGTCGATGGCCGCCGTTGGCACGGTGGCGGGCATTGTCTTTTCCATCATGACCGTGGGGGATGACACTGCTCCGGTTGCCTCGAGTGACCCGAATGCGAGCGATCAAGCCAAGGCAAAAGGCATGGAACTCGCTCGGGCGGACGGCAACGCGGACGAGATACCCGATGGGCAAGCGTCAGCCGTCGCGGACAAGCTGGGAGTGGATACATCGCTGGGCGGCGGCATCCAAGTGGGGCCCGCCGAAGTCGGCACCGCAAAAAGTGGCGATGCGGTGAAGCTCCCGGAGACGAACGGTGCACCTGGCAAGCAAGGGGAGGCTACGCCGATCGTGCCGGCCCCAGGGCAGGGCGCAGCGCCGGCTCAGCCGGCTGAAACAAGCGAACAGGCGGCGGCACGTCGGGCGCGAGACGAGCGGGACGAAAAGACCCGTCAGGCTCGGGCTGCATCCATTGAAAGCTCGGGCGCTGCCGAAGGTGTCACGGGCGGTGCAGGGGCGGCCAATGCTCAAATTGCCAATGCCGTTTCTCAAGCTGCCGCAGCGTTAGCGGGGCAAGGTAAGCCTGGTACAGGCCTTGCTGGACTAGGCTTGAACGGGCAACAAGAACAAGACGACGTGAACAAGCAGATCCGCAAGGAATCGTTCTTGCGGGATGCCAGCGCGAGCTCTGGAAGTACCTACCTGCAGGAAACGAAGCAGAAGCCGCTCGGCGTGTACGAAGTTAAGGCGGGCTGGAACATTCCTATGGTGCTGGAATGCGGCATCAATTCGGACCTGCCGGGGCAGACTTGCGCGAGGGTGAGTGAGAATGTCTACGATACGGTGTCTGGTCGTCACCTTCTCATTCCGCAGGGGACAAAGGCGATCGGCATGTATGACAGCCGGATTGCTGTTGGCCAAAGTCGTCTGCTGGTCGTCTGGAATCGGCTGATCTTTCCCGATGGGACAAGCTTCGTCATACAGGGCATGCCGGGTACTGACGGCGCGGGGAACGCAGGTTTCGACGGAGACGTGAATAACCACTACGCTCGAATTTTCTTGGGGGCCGGGATGATGAGTTTGGTGTCTGCAGGCGCCCAACTCTCGCAGCCGCAGCAGTCGTCAACGAATGGCACCGCTCCTTCGGCGCAGCAGACGATCGCCGCCGCTATGGGGCAGCAGCTGGCTCAGGTAAGCGGTGCCATGATCCAGCGGAACATGCAGATCCAGCCAACTATTACGCAGATGCCCGGATACCGCTTCAATGTCACGCTCACTCGCGACATGTTGTTCCCAGCCCCTTACGGGCGT